One Oenanthe melanoleuca isolate GR-GAL-2019-014 chromosome 3, OMel1.0, whole genome shotgun sequence DNA segment encodes these proteins:
- the CEP43 gene encoding centrosomal protein 43, giving the protein MAAAAAEEDTELRDLLVQTLESSGVLNKIKAELRAAVFLALEEQEKVENKAPLVNESLKNFLGTKDGRLVAGLVAEFLRFFNLDFTLAVFQPESSTLNGLDGRENLARDLGITEAEGVVGGPLLLEVVRKCQQKKTLGGGEVAPVLNDSQCPTSKSSDGRSSAHSIPNKAAENTQSDTSVSSGEASKRSIHFLPNETKLDPQLENKDLNTKEKSDPIVDEDDVEGDSFFDDPVPKPERTYSWKTEANKGGGLASLSDAPALKSGLSSLTGAPLLKESDNLDRNSVLKDLRLVNAKLGSLELGNEDDDEYADDFNSTSHRSEKSDISIGEEIDEISVGTEESNASDKLESITQDLTISQLSDVADYLEDVA; this is encoded by the exons AtggcggccgcggcggcggaGGAGGACACGGAGCTGCGGGACCTGCTGGTGCAGACGCTGGAGAGCAGCGGGGTGCTCAATAAGATTAAG GCAGAGTTACGAGCAGCTGTGTTTTTGGCATTAGAAGAACAAGAGAAAGTAGAG AACAAAGCACCTCTGGTAAATGAAAGCTTGAAGAATTTTTTAGGTACAAAGGATG gCCGCTTGGTAGCAGGTCTTGTTGCAGAATTTCTGCGGTTTTTCAATCTTGATTTTACTTTAGCTGTTTTTCAGCCTGAATCAAGCACA CTAAATGGCCTTGATGGTCGAGAAAACTTAGCTCGAGATTTGGGAATTACAGAAGCAGAAGGTGTTGTGGGTGGTCCCCTGTTGTTGGAGGTTGTTAGGAAGTGTCAGCAGAAAAAGACTTTAGGTGGTGGAGAA GTGGCTCCAGTTCTTAATGACAGCCAGTGCCCCACATCGAAATCATCTGATGGACGGTCAAGTGCACACTCTATACCAAATAAG GCTGCTGAAAACACTCAGAGTGATACAAGTGTCTCATCAGGGGAAGCAAGCAAAAGAAGTATTCATTTTCTGCCTAATGAAACAAAACTAGATCCTCAACTAGAAAACAAAGACTTGAATACCAAAGAAAAAAGTGATCCAATTGTGGATGAAGATGATGTAGAGGGAGATTCTTTCTTTGATGACCCTGTACCCAAACCAGAAAGAACTTACAGCTG GAAAACTGAGGCTAATAAAGGAGGAGGTCTAGCATCCCTTTCTGATGCACCAGCTCTAAAAAGTGGGTTAAGCTCCCTGACTGGTGCACCTTTGCTAAAGGAGTCTGACA ATTTGGATAGAAACTCTGTTTTAAAAGACCTGCGGTTGGTGAATGCAAAGCTGGGATCACTAGAATTAG gaaatgaagatgatgatgaatATGCTGATGACTTCAACAG tACGAGTCATCGCTCAGAAAAAAGTGACATCAGTATTGGTGAAGAAATAGATGAAATTTCTGTGGGAACAGAAGAGTCAAATGCCAGTGATAAA ctcGAAAGCATCACACAAGACCTTACCATTTCTCAGTTAAGCGACGTTGCAGATTATCTAGAAGATGTGGCATAA